One genomic region from Candidatus Acidiferrales bacterium encodes:
- a CDS encoding HAMP domain-containing sensor histidine kinase, giving the protein MRLPIRLRVALYVTFTFAAVIVVLGFALMELYERYSKRSFDVTLQAAASSVANRLAKENMHVDVADISEDVGETISSFESKIGIIGVGIFDGSWKQIFSYNDKASIAIRAEIKNWARADDRKELTTVRLPGEKYRCALANFEITDGSQGTVVTFGSLSSIRESIERMRTIIFIAAPLTILLVGVGSILIARRALRPLERIASSIDGIQVEKSLEKLEVPETGDEIKKVAESFNSLVQRIGSLIDTQRNFLLDASHELKTPLTVIQTEMEMLLMKPGLSAAERANLRQLLSEVEYASKLAVDIIYLSRLESSMVVEMRPFNLGTVLEEVAAHHLSLAKRKNVNLRIKYEPDIVVNADDNLLKRAVSNVIDNSIKFSHAGGEVWVTGTRDEKLSAAVVTVEDRGEGISSEELPRIFDKFYRTKSSRSMDEKGSGLGLSIAKRIVEQHGGKIEIESRPGVGTTVRIDIPEARIAAPSG; this is encoded by the coding sequence ATGAGACTGCCGATAAGATTAAGGGTCGCACTCTATGTAACATTTACCTTCGCCGCTGTAATAGTGGTGCTCGGTTTTGCCTTGATGGAACTTTATGAAAGATACTCGAAGCGTTCGTTCGACGTGACCCTTCAGGCGGCGGCGAGCAGCGTAGCGAATCGGCTCGCCAAGGAAAATATGCACGTCGATGTTGCCGATATCAGCGAGGACGTCGGCGAAACAATTTCAAGCTTTGAAAGTAAGATTGGCATCATAGGAGTCGGAATCTTCGATGGCTCATGGAAACAAATTTTTTCGTATAACGATAAGGCCTCGATCGCAATTCGGGCAGAGATCAAGAACTGGGCGAGGGCAGATGACCGGAAGGAATTAACGACCGTGAGGCTGCCCGGTGAAAAATATCGTTGCGCACTTGCAAATTTTGAAATTACAGACGGCTCGCAGGGAACGGTTGTCACTTTCGGTTCCCTTTCATCCATACGTGAATCCATAGAAAGAATGCGTACGATTATTTTCATAGCCGCTCCATTGACTATCCTGCTTGTCGGGGTCGGCTCGATCTTGATTGCGCGTCGGGCATTGCGGCCTTTGGAGAGAATTGCGTCCAGTATAGATGGAATACAGGTCGAAAAATCGCTGGAAAAACTCGAAGTTCCGGAGACAGGTGACGAGATCAAGAAAGTCGCGGAGTCATTCAATTCGTTGGTGCAAAGGATAGGCAGCCTGATCGATACGCAAAGGAATTTTCTGCTGGATGCTTCTCATGAGTTGAAGACGCCGTTGACAGTCATTCAGACCGAGATGGAAATGCTCCTTATGAAGCCGGGCCTCAGCGCTGCCGAGCGCGCAAATCTCCGACAGCTCCTTTCCGAAGTCGAGTATGCTTCTAAGCTTGCGGTTGATATTATCTACCTTTCGAGGCTGGAGTCTTCCATGGTCGTCGAAATGCGGCCGTTTAATCTCGGCACTGTCCTCGAAGAAGTCGCTGCGCACCATCTGTCGTTGGCAAAAAGGAAGAACGTCAATCTCCGAATCAAGTACGAACCCGACATAGTTGTCAACGCGGACGACAACCTTTTGAAACGAGCGGTCTCCAACGTGATCGACAACTCGATCAAGTTCAGCCATGCCGGAGGAGAAGTCTGGGTGACCGGCACGCGCGACGAAAAGTTATCCGCCGCCGTGGTAACCGTTGAAGATAGAGGCGAAGGGATAAGTAGTGAAGAACTCCCTCGTATCTTTGACAAATTCTATAGGACCAAGAGTTCGAGAAGCATGGATGAAAAGGGGAGCGGACTCGGGCTTTCGATCGCTAAACGCATCGTGGAACAGCATGGCGGTAAGATTGAAATCGAAAGCAGGCCGGGTGTCGGAACAACTGTTCGTATCGATATTCCGGAAGCACGGATTGCCGCCCCGTCGGGATGA